A genomic region of Rhipicephalus sanguineus isolate Rsan-2018 chromosome 1, BIME_Rsan_1.4, whole genome shotgun sequence contains the following coding sequences:
- the LOC125759429 gene encoding zinc finger MYM-type protein 1-like, which translates to MHMDSECDELSASWAARDEPDSATEFTASVDADHAGQLDISKFKAEQPTQPILNPFPSKKYGKLSRSFNSDWYRLFPWLEYSARADAAFCYPCRMFSTGANEKSAFVNGGYSNWKKALEKDAGFRKHENSLAHKTCQASWVSYTQMKSGGQSKSVASHLSDAYSREVQENRLYIARVADILRFTAVQGIAQRGHDEGATSENKGNFVELLNLFAKYDEIVAKKLKGGAANAKYVHHSIQDQILEILSHITLTSIKEEIKSSQCFALIVDETKDLSKTEQVSVVVRYYVSGTVFERFLGFRNAEQLDARSLLSYVKETLNRCGIDAQLCIAQTYDGASVMSGTSRGVQALFRQEVPQAVYVHCMNHRLNLVIVDVCKAIKPVRDFFSLLECLYVFLSGSAVHSMYVDVQKRLSLSVTELQRLSDTRWACQIAACRAAMKSFPAILVCLAEVIATNSRRATEARGLLEQMNFSFLFHLSLFTKVLSRLKVLSDLLQSRDCNLSQACIMARTVIDEFSEMRNSQSAFDTVWAQTCSISEENGVPQREKQRTKRLPLHLEQFVLSEGRPVEEESPDSKETFRVKVFLPVLDHLIAELTRRFTENNDVLCGVSALHPQSENFMDISLLKPFAEHYACDIDSVEVECKLVIKLLQRIEAERKCKIETLMQLVTVLGEYKLAFHELHKLGVIAVTIPASSSSCERTFSCLRRLKTYLRSRMTNNRLSDLAVLAVERSLSNKIDLQRVVDMFDAAHSNRRIRLH; encoded by the coding sequence ATGCATATGGACAGCGAATGTGACGAGCTTTCCGCATCGTGGGCAGCAAGGGATGAACCTGATTCTGCGACCGAATTCACCGCCTCTGTAGATGCCGACCACGCAGGCCAGTTGGACATTTCGAAATTCAAGGCAGAGCAACCCACACAGCCAATACTGAACCCATTTCCATCTAAGAAGTACGGCAAATTGAGCAGGAGCTTCAACTCGGACTGGTATCGCCTATTTCCTTGGTTGGAGTACAGCGCGCGGGCTGACGCAGCTTTCTGTTACCCTTGCAGAATGTTTTCAACTGGCGCCAATGAGAAATCTGCATTTGTCAATGGTGGATACAGTAATTGGAAAAAAGCCCTAGAAAAAGACGCTGGTTTcagaaagcacgaaaactcaCTCGCGCATAAGACTTGCCAGGCATCGTGGGTTTCCTACACGCAGATGAAGTCGGGAGGGCAAAGCAAGTCAGTTGCATCACATCTCAGCGACGCGTACTCCAGGGAGGTGCAGGAAAATCGCCTCTATATAGCAAGAGTTGCAGATATATTGCGATTTACTGCCGTTCAAGGAATCGCTCAGAGGGGCCACGATGAAGGTGCCACAAGTGAAAACAAGGGAAACTTCGTTGAGCTCTTGAACTTGTTTGCTAAATATGACGAAATTGTAGCAAAGAAATTGAAGGGTGGAGCAGCGAACGCGAAGTATGTTCATCATTCGATACAAGACCAGATTCTCGAAATTCTCAGCCACATCACATTAACAAGTATAAAGGAAGAGATAAAAAGCTCCCAGTGCTTCGCACTTATCGTCGATGAAACCAAGGACCTAAGCAAGACGGAACAGGTATCAGTTGTAGTAAGGTACTACGTCAGTGGAACTGTCTTTGAGCGGTTCCTTGGATTCCGCAACGCTGAGCAATTGGATGCAAGGTCGCTCCTGAGCTACGTAAAGGAAACGTTGAATCGCTGCGGCATTGATGCTCAGCTTTGCATTGCTCAAACATATGATGGTGCGAGTGTCATGAGCGGTACCTCAAGGGGCGTCCAGGCGCTGTTTAGGCAGGAAGTGCCGCAGGCAGTGTACGTACATTGCATGAACCACCGCCTCAATCTTGTCATCGTGGATGTCTGCAAGGCGATAAAACCGGTGAgggattttttctctcttttggaATGCCTCTATGTCTTCCTAAGTGGATCTGCCGTTCACTCCATGTACGTAGATGTGCAAAAAAGGTTGTCTTTGTCAGTGACAGAGCTGCAGCGTCTCAGCGATACACGATGGGCCTGCCAGATAGCGGCTTGCAGAGCTGCAATGAAAAGCTTTCCTGCAATCCTTGTATGTCTCGCCGAAGTCATCGCTACAAACAGCAGGCGGGCAACGGAAGCTAGGGGTCTGCTTGAGCAAATGAACTTCTCGTTTCTCTTCCATTTAAGCCTATTTACCAAGGTACTTAGCCGCCTTAAGGTTCTTTCGGACCTATTGCAAAGTAGAGACTGCAATCTTAGTCAGGCATGCATCATGGCACGCACAGTCATTGACGAGTTCTCCGAAATGAGAAATTCGCAGAGCGCATTTGACACTGTGTGGGCGCAAACCTGCAGTATTTCTGAGGAGAACGGGGTGCCCCAAAGGGAAAAGCAGAGAACGAAGCGTCTTCCGCTCCATTTGGAGCAGTTTGTATTGAGTGAAGGACGGCCCGTTGAAGAAGAGTCTCCAGAttcaaaggaaacattcagaGTCAAAGTTTTTCTACCCGTTTTGGACCACCTCATTGCGGAACTGACTAGGCGGTTCACGGAGAATAATGATGTACTCTGCGGAGTCAGCGCCCTCCACCCCCAGAGTGAGAATTTTATGGACATCTCCTTACTCAAGCCTTTCGCTGAGCACTATGCatgcgacatcgacagcgttgaagtTGAGTGCAAGTTGGTAATAAAACTTCTTCAGCGCATCGAAGCCGAAAGGAAGTGCAAGATAGAAACATTGATGCAATTGGTGACTGTCTTGGGAGAGTATAAGCTAGCCTTCCACGAACTGCACAAGCTAGGTGTTATCGCTGTGACGATACCGGCATCGTCATCATCTTGCGAGCGCACATTTTCATGCCTTCGAAGACTGAAGACTTATCTTCGCAGCAGGATGACCAACAACCGTCTGAGCGACCTAGCTGTGCTTGCGGTCGAGCGATCTCTTTCCAATAAGATAGATCTTCAGCGTGTTGTTGACATGTTCGATGCTGCGCACAGTAATCGACGTATACGTCTACACTAA